In one window of Candidatus Omnitrophota bacterium DNA:
- the clpP gene encoding ATP-dependent Clp endopeptidase proteolytic subunit ClpP, producing the protein MLKSQILVPMVIEKTSHGERAYDIYSRLLKDRIIFLGTGIDDTVANLVIAQMLFLQSEDSQKDINVYINSPGGSVTAGLAIYDTMQFVKPNVCTYCVGQASSMGAVLLTAGTKGKRYALPNARIMIHQPWGGTQGTASDISIQAEEILRMKDELNKILARHTGQAVEKVKKDTDRDFFMSAQEAKDYGLVDGVIAHFGEPDKKQ; encoded by the coding sequence ATGTTAAAATCACAAATTTTAGTTCCGATGGTCATTGAAAAGACCAGCCACGGGGAACGCGCCTATGACATTTATTCGCGATTGCTCAAAGACCGGATCATTTTTTTGGGCACGGGCATTGACGACACCGTCGCCAACTTGGTCATCGCGCAAATGCTGTTCCTGCAGTCTGAGGATTCGCAGAAAGACATCAACGTGTACATCAATTCTCCCGGCGGTTCGGTGACGGCGGGACTGGCCATTTACGATACCATGCAGTTCGTCAAACCCAACGTGTGCACCTATTGCGTGGGTCAGGCCTCCAGCATGGGCGCGGTGCTGTTGACCGCGGGCACCAAAGGCAAACGCTACGCGCTTCCCAACGCCCGCATCATGATCCATCAGCCGTGGGGTGGCACGCAGGGGACCGCCAGCGACATTTCCATCCAGGCGGAGGAGATCCTGCGCATGAAGGATGAGCTCAACAAGATCCTGGCCAGACACACGGGCCAGGCCGTCGAGAAAGTCAAAAAAGACACGGACCGCGATTTCTTCATGTCCGCGCAGGAAGCCAAGGATTACGGGCTTGTGGACGGCGTCATCGCACATTTCGGGGAACCGGATAAGAAGCAATAG
- a CDS encoding isoprenyl transferase, protein MDDSKVPMHVAIIMDGNGRWAQARHLTRTQGHIEGVKRVEEITQAALKAGVKVLTLYAFSTENWSRPPDEVSMLMRTLVSALNQKAKELHVHGVRIRFIGRRQGVPDHVRTAIRSAETMTGADTAMTLNVAFNYGSRAEIADAVKGLAADVKAGRLGLEDISEETLGRYLYTAGQPDPDILIRTSGEQRISNFLLWQLSYAELYFTDKFWPEFTVQEFHKALAEFAGRQRRYGGVK, encoded by the coding sequence ATGGACGATTCCAAGGTCCCCATGCATGTGGCGATCATCATGGACGGCAACGGCCGTTGGGCGCAGGCGCGGCATTTGACGCGCACCCAGGGACATATCGAAGGCGTCAAACGCGTTGAAGAGATCACGCAGGCGGCCCTTAAGGCAGGGGTCAAGGTGCTGACCCTTTACGCTTTTTCGACGGAGAATTGGTCGCGGCCCCCGGATGAGGTGAGCATGCTCATGCGCACCCTGGTCTCGGCCCTCAACCAAAAGGCCAAAGAACTGCACGTCCACGGCGTCCGGATCCGTTTCATCGGCCGCCGCCAGGGCGTCCCCGATCATGTGCGGACCGCCATCCGATCGGCCGAAACCATGACCGGGGCGGACACGGCAATGACCTTGAACGTGGCATTCAATTACGGAAGCCGCGCCGAGATCGCGGACGCGGTCAAGGGCCTTGCGGCCGACGTCAAAGCCGGGCGCTTGGGACTTGAGGACATCAGCGAAGAGACGTTGGGCCGTTACTTGTATACCGCCGGCCAGCCGGACCCGGACATTTTGATCCGCACGTCGGGTGAACAAAGGATCAGCAATTTCCTGCTCTGGCAGTTGTCGTACGCGGAGTTGTATTTTACGGACAAGTTTTGGCCGGAATTCACGGTCCAGGAGTTTCACAAGGCGTTGGCCGAGTTTGCCGGACGTCAGCGCCGTTACGGCGGCGTTAAATGA
- a CDS encoding alanine--glyoxylate aminotransferase family protein, with protein MKRNLLLTPGPTQVPPELCAALGRPIIHHRTPRFQEYLKEVVAGLQEIARTKNDVYLLASSGSGGMEACVVNLLSPGDKAIAVNSGKFGERWVDLCRTYKANTIEMKVQWGKAPKALDIKKLLDQHPDAKAVFVTLVETSTGVTPDIKAIGEAVRNTKAVLVVDAVSGLAVQELRADEWHVDMVVAGSHKGLMLSPGVGFVTASPKAIAYINASTTPRLYFDLRESKKALEKTDTPFTPAIGIIIAMAESIRLIKERGLDNMFKHFERLAKAARAGCKAIGMDLYPDLSCATNGLTAVKVPAGIDGEKLTKIMRDTHGITFAGGQGPLKGKVIRMAHMGALDEYDVLTGLACLEKVLHEMGHKFELGAGLAAAQKALNQK; from the coding sequence ATGAAACGCAATTTGTTGTTGACCCCGGGACCGACACAGGTCCCGCCGGAATTGTGTGCCGCTCTGGGGCGGCCCATCATCCATCACCGCACGCCGCGCTTTCAGGAATACCTTAAGGAGGTGGTCGCGGGACTGCAGGAGATCGCCCGGACCAAAAACGACGTTTACCTGCTGGCCTCTTCGGGGTCTGGCGGCATGGAGGCCTGCGTTGTCAATCTTTTGTCCCCCGGGGACAAAGCCATTGCGGTCAACAGCGGCAAATTCGGCGAGCGCTGGGTGGACCTGTGCCGGACGTACAAGGCCAATACCATTGAGATGAAGGTGCAGTGGGGCAAAGCGCCCAAGGCCTTGGACATCAAGAAATTATTGGACCAGCATCCGGACGCCAAGGCCGTTTTCGTCACCCTGGTCGAGACATCGACGGGTGTTACCCCGGACATCAAGGCCATTGGTGAAGCGGTCAGGAACACCAAGGCCGTTCTTGTCGTTGACGCGGTCTCGGGATTAGCGGTGCAGGAATTGCGCGCTGACGAATGGCATGTGGACATGGTGGTTGCCGGTTCTCATAAGGGTTTGATGCTGTCGCCCGGAGTTGGCTTTGTCACCGCCTCGCCCAAGGCCATTGCCTACATCAATGCATCAACGACCCCGCGCTTGTATTTCGACCTGCGCGAGTCCAAGAAGGCGCTGGAAAAGACCGATACGCCTTTTACCCCGGCCATCGGCATCATCATTGCCATGGCGGAGAGCATACGCCTGATCAAGGAGCGTGGTCTGGACAACATGTTCAAACATTTTGAGCGTCTGGCCAAGGCGGCCCGCGCCGGATGCAAGGCCATCGGCATGGACCTGTATCCCGACTTGTCCTGTGCGACCAACGGCTTGACCGCGGTGAAGGTGCCTGCCGGTATTGACGGGGAGAAATTGACGAAGATCATGCGCGATACGCACGGCATCACCTTTGCCGGCGGACAGGGCCCTTTAAAGGGAAAGGTCATCCGCATGGCGCATATGGGCGCTTTGGATGAATACGATGTCCTGACAGGTTTGGCCTGCCTGGAGAAGGTCTTGCATGAGATGGGACACAAATTTGAATTGGGCGCCGGCTTGGCCGCAGCGCAGAAAGCCCTGAATCAAAAATAG
- the lptC gene encoding LPS export ABC transporter periplasmic protein LptC codes for MNIKTIMITFGICYLAYAPAFAEDAPAQDQDAPTQQLEGFNLNGYTTGGKKSWEINGDKADISDEKIKITNVDANAFDKQKVNLKSRTGTINKINGDINLKDDVVITAERGTQMTTDTLDWKRDQDLITTKDPVKIVDKQGVITGTGLTAHPNLKQAAIDQDVKAVLNTTKDLTPNQTATITCDGPMQMDQLKMVAVFNVNVVAVEASTGRQLYADKMTVYFDDKTKKIKKVICTGHVKVIQGTNASYADEMVYDGDDQQLIMTGRPKLVFDTSDNKGSGLFPKMEK; via the coding sequence ATGAACATTAAAACGATCATGATAACGTTCGGGATCTGCTATCTGGCATACGCCCCCGCGTTTGCAGAGGATGCGCCGGCGCAGGATCAGGATGCGCCCACCCAGCAATTGGAGGGGTTTAATCTCAACGGCTATACCACCGGCGGTAAAAAGTCGTGGGAGATCAATGGCGATAAAGCTGATATTTCCGATGAAAAAATAAAGATCACCAACGTGGACGCGAATGCGTTTGACAAGCAAAAGGTCAATCTCAAGTCCAGGACCGGCACCATCAACAAGATCAACGGGGACATCAACCTGAAGGACGACGTGGTCATCACCGCCGAGCGCGGCACGCAGATGACCACCGATACCCTGGACTGGAAACGCGATCAGGACCTGATCACGACCAAGGACCCGGTCAAGATCGTGGACAAGCAGGGGGTGATCACCGGCACAGGCCTGACCGCGCACCCGAATTTGAAACAGGCCGCCATTGACCAGGACGTCAAGGCGGTTTTGAATACGACCAAGGACCTCACGCCCAACCAGACAGCGACCATCACCTGCGACGGGCCCATGCAGATGGACCAGCTGAAAATGGTCGCGGTTTTTAATGTCAACGTGGTGGCGGTTGAGGCATCCACGGGCCGCCAGCTGTACGCGGACAAGATGACGGTTTATTTTGACGACAAGACCAAGAAGATCAAGAAAGTGATCTGCACGGGCCATGTGAAGGTCATTCAGGGGACCAATGCCAGTTACGCCGATGAAATGGTTTATGACGGCGATGACCAGCAATTGATCATGACCGGCCGTCCCAAACTGGTATTTGACACCAGCGACAATAAGGGATCAGGATTGTTCCCCAAGATGGAAAAATGA
- a CDS encoding adenylosuccinate synthase yields the protein MNLVVVGAQWGDEGKGKLIDILSQGVDITARYQGGNNAGHTVIVGDKEYIFHLIPSAILRRDKVCVIGNGAVVDPKALLDEIGALKKRGLPMTGKQLKVASNAHVVMPYHRVMDGLRDSRRTQKIGTTGRGIGPCYADKVGRMGVRMTDLLNPRALKAKIADNLAEKNDILVNVYRHKRYDFNAVYKEYLGYGQRLKPYICDTALYLNRAIDRGKKILFEGAQGTFLDIDFGTYPFVTSSNATTGGVSSGTGVPPTKIGRVVAAVKAYTTRVGEGPFPTEFKGAMDEAIRRKGLEFGATTGRPRRCGWFDSVLVRYAVIINGATELAIMKLDVLDDLPQLKIATAYTYKGKTYKDYPHDGEVLGNARPVYETLPGWQADTRGIRSFAQLPANARRYIRRLEALLKVRVKYISVGSKRDAIIVR from the coding sequence ATGAATCTTGTTGTTGTAGGCGCCCAATGGGGGGATGAAGGCAAGGGAAAATTGATCGACATCCTTTCCCAGGGCGTTGATATCACGGCGCGTTATCAGGGCGGCAATAACGCGGGCCATACGGTCATTGTGGGGGACAAGGAATATATTTTTCATCTGATCCCCTCGGCGATCCTGCGCCGGGACAAGGTCTGTGTCATCGGCAACGGGGCGGTCGTTGATCCCAAGGCCTTGCTCGACGAGATCGGCGCTCTCAAGAAACGCGGCCTGCCCATGACGGGTAAGCAACTCAAGGTGGCCTCCAATGCCCATGTGGTGATGCCGTATCACCGGGTGATGGACGGTTTGAGGGACAGCAGGCGGACCCAGAAGATCGGGACCACGGGCAGGGGCATCGGCCCCTGTTACGCGGACAAGGTCGGGCGCATGGGCGTGCGCATGACCGACCTTTTGAACCCCCGCGCGCTCAAGGCCAAGATCGCGGACAATCTCGCCGAGAAGAACGATATTCTCGTGAATGTGTATCGGCACAAGCGATATGATTTCAACGCTGTTTATAAGGAATATTTGGGCTATGGACAGCGTTTGAAACCTTATATCTGCGACACGGCGTTGTATTTGAACCGCGCCATCGACCGCGGGAAAAAAATCCTTTTTGAAGGGGCGCAGGGCACATTTTTGGACATTGATTTTGGGACATACCCGTTTGTCACGTCCTCCAACGCGACCACCGGCGGGGTTTCCTCCGGCACAGGCGTGCCGCCGACAAAGATCGGCAGGGTTGTTGCCGCGGTCAAGGCCTACACCACGCGGGTGGGGGAAGGGCCGTTTCCCACGGAATTCAAGGGAGCCATGGACGAAGCCATCCGCCGCAAGGGCCTTGAGTTCGGTGCCACCACCGGCCGGCCGCGGCGCTGCGGATGGTTTGACAGCGTGCTGGTGCGTTACGCGGTCATCATCAACGGCGCCACCGAACTGGCCATCATGAAATTAGACGTTTTGGACGACCTGCCCCAATTGAAGATCGCCACCGCGTATACATATAAAGGAAAGACCTATAAGGATTATCCGCACGATGGCGAGGTCCTGGGCAATGCCAGGCCGGTGTATGAAACCCTGCCCGGCTGGCAGGCCGATACCCGCGGCATACGCTCTTTCGCCCAACTGCCGGCCAATGCCCGTCGGTACATCCGCCGGCTTGAGGCATTGCTGAAAGTGAGGGTCAAATATATTTCCGTGGGCTCCAAGCGCGACGCGATCATCGTCCGGTAG
- a CDS encoding trigger factor, with amino-acid sequence MKVDVKKIDTLKREVKFEVPRERVSKTMDEVYEEISKYAKVRGFRPGKVPRAVLANSHGKLAEEETIKKLVPQAYQEGIGQHQLNPIDLPQISDVALKDGILSFKATLDIRPEVKPGHYKGIKVTRKSSKVSEEDITKTLEFFKKGRDGAEIVIDDAFARGMGFPNLEDFKQALSRQLELDKDRQNRVDVENQVIDALIKNARLVVPQSLVQRQLQHRLNETLKRLKSQGMKDEEIQKKEAEIAASLQTMVERDVKVYLILEEIAKQEKIGSEQQENLPAKVMEFLLKEAKWVSDLPTQITS; translated from the coding sequence ATGAAAGTAGATGTCAAAAAGATCGACACGCTCAAACGTGAGGTCAAATTTGAGGTCCCCCGTGAGCGGGTCAGCAAGACCATGGACGAGGTCTACGAGGAGATCAGCAAATACGCCAAGGTCAGGGGCTTTCGCCCGGGCAAGGTGCCGCGCGCGGTCCTGGCCAATTCTCACGGCAAACTCGCCGAGGAAGAGACCATCAAGAAACTCGTGCCCCAGGCCTATCAGGAAGGCATCGGTCAGCATCAGTTGAACCCCATTGACCTTCCCCAGATCAGCGACGTGGCCCTGAAGGACGGCATCTTGAGTTTCAAAGCGACTTTAGACATCCGTCCCGAGGTGAAACCCGGCCATTATAAGGGCATTAAGGTGACCCGCAAAAGTTCCAAGGTCAGCGAGGAAGATATCACCAAGACCCTTGAATTTTTCAAGAAAGGCCGCGACGGCGCCGAAATTGTTATTGACGACGCGTTCGCGCGTGGCATGGGTTTTCCGAACTTGGAGGATTTCAAGCAGGCCTTATCACGCCAGCTGGAACTGGACAAAGACCGCCAGAACCGCGTTGACGTGGAAAACCAGGTCATTGATGCCCTGATCAAGAACGCCCGGCTCGTGGTGCCGCAGTCCCTGGTCCAGCGCCAGCTGCAGCACCGTTTGAACGAGACCCTCAAGCGGCTTAAAAGCCAGGGCATGAAGGACGAGGAGATCCAGAAAAAAGAAGCGGAGATCGCCGCATCACTGCAGACGATGGTTGAACGCGACGTGAAGGTGTATCTCATTCTGGAGGAGATCGCCAAACAGGAAAAGATCGGGTCAGAACAGCAGGAGAATTTGCCGGCCAAGGTCATGGAATTTTTGCTCAAAGAAGCCAAATGGGTAAGTGATCTGCCGACGCAGATCACTTCCTGA
- a CDS encoding phosphatidate cytidylyltransferase: MPDVSAVTAALNEHLIKEFPLSRARFLSASFMAMLAAWAVVNDFMFIAVICFLTAGGLYEFFHMVQKKDVPIYSYIGILIGLLIPITVFTRFALTKNWELLFIVVGFLLILLLQFSRQDNRNAILGLSTTLFGVLYVSWFFSFLVKIRMMLPGVEGVKLAGFILLVTKSGDVGAFLIGSRLGRHALLPKVSPHKSVEGSIGALLFSTLTAVVFRSFLPAEAHFPLLQVVLMGAFFGGIGQLGDLSESLIKRDCGVKDSGRLLPGLGGVLDMLDSVLFAAPAFYLYMSSTLKSL, from the coding sequence TTGCCGGACGTCAGCGCCGTTACGGCGGCGTTAAATGAGCACCTGATCAAGGAGTTCCCCTTGTCGCGCGCGCGTTTTTTATCCGCTTCGTTCATGGCGATGCTGGCCGCCTGGGCCGTGGTCAATGATTTCATGTTCATCGCCGTCATTTGTTTCCTGACGGCGGGCGGTTTGTACGAGTTCTTTCACATGGTGCAGAAAAAAGACGTCCCGATCTACAGTTATATCGGCATCTTGATCGGCCTGTTGATCCCGATCACCGTCTTCACGCGCTTTGCGTTGACCAAGAATTGGGAATTGCTTTTTATCGTTGTCGGGTTTTTGCTCATCCTCCTGCTGCAATTTTCCCGGCAGGACAACCGCAACGCGATCCTGGGCCTTTCCACGACGCTGTTCGGCGTCCTGTATGTTTCGTGGTTTTTTAGTTTCCTCGTCAAGATACGCATGATGCTTCCCGGCGTGGAAGGCGTAAAACTCGCCGGGTTCATTCTGCTGGTCACCAAATCCGGGGATGTCGGCGCGTTTTTGATCGGCAGCCGGCTGGGACGGCATGCGCTTTTGCCCAAGGTTAGTCCTCATAAAAGCGTTGAGGGCAGTATCGGGGCTTTGTTGTTCAGCACGCTGACCGCGGTGGTTTTCCGGTCTTTTTTGCCGGCGGAGGCGCATTTTCCGCTCCTGCAGGTTGTTTTGATGGGCGCTTTTTTCGGAGGGATCGGCCAACTCGGAGACCTGTCGGAGTCGCTGATCAAGCGCGACTGCGGGGTCAAGGATTCCGGCCGGCTTTTGCCGGGTTTGGGCGGTGTTCTGGATATGCTGGACAGCGTTTTGTTCGCGGCCCCGGCGTTTTATTTGTACATGAGTTCAACGTTAAAAAGCCTTTGA
- a CDS encoding AAA family ATPase, producing the protein MLEELFYIHKQTVEDTPVDFKRYLYHTIDWSASALCITGSRGVGKTTLLLQHYRDQYDDVEKCLYISADNVEVSAGGLFRTAKEYFQYGGEALIIDEIHKYSKWEVELKSILDTFKGKKILVSGSSSLALQESKVDLSRRLVYYGMKGLSFREYLALKEKISVPAVSLEDVLTGHVRLAQKFASGKPILKYFKHYLAMGYYPFFLEGEATYVSKLLNIIEKVLYEDVAVMGNVKKSNIAVLKKMLWLIATAGSFTVNIDKMSRELGLSKEYVYAYLEYLEGSGLIYCLRPGGKGYVLARKPQKAYIEDPNLLGVLHSQLISEHDQGALRETFFLNQLKGLVKITASDKGDFLVGDKYIFEIGGKGKTFKQIKNTDNAFVAADRIEIGAGNKIPLYLFGMLY; encoded by the coding sequence ATGCTTGAAGAACTTTTTTATATACACAAACAAACGGTTGAAGATACCCCAGTGGATTTTAAAAGGTATCTTTACCATACGATTGATTGGAGCGCTTCGGCCCTTTGTATCACAGGCTCCCGGGGGGTCGGTAAGACAACGCTTTTGCTTCAGCATTACCGTGATCAATACGATGATGTTGAGAAATGCTTATACATTTCGGCCGATAATGTGGAGGTTTCTGCGGGAGGGCTTTTCCGTACAGCAAAGGAATATTTTCAATACGGAGGCGAAGCCCTCATTATTGATGAGATCCATAAATATTCCAAATGGGAGGTGGAACTCAAGAGCATTTTAGATACATTCAAAGGAAAGAAAATCCTTGTTTCCGGTAGTTCTTCGCTTGCTTTGCAGGAGAGCAAGGTGGACCTTTCGCGCCGGTTGGTCTATTACGGGATGAAGGGGCTTTCGTTCCGGGAGTACTTGGCGCTTAAAGAGAAAATCTCAGTTCCGGCTGTATCTCTTGAGGATGTCTTGACCGGTCATGTGCGTCTGGCCCAAAAATTCGCTTCCGGTAAACCAATACTCAAATATTTTAAGCATTATCTTGCCATGGGGTATTACCCGTTCTTTCTCGAGGGAGAAGCGACCTATGTCTCGAAACTCCTTAATATCATTGAAAAGGTCCTTTATGAAGATGTCGCGGTCATGGGGAATGTAAAAAAATCGAACATTGCGGTCCTCAAGAAAATGCTTTGGCTTATTGCGACCGCCGGATCGTTCACGGTCAATATTGATAAAATGAGCCGTGAACTGGGTCTATCAAAAGAATATGTTTATGCTTACCTGGAGTATCTTGAGGGATCGGGATTAATATATTGTTTGCGTCCCGGCGGTAAAGGCTACGTGTTGGCGCGCAAACCGCAGAAGGCGTATATTGAAGATCCCAATCTTCTCGGTGTTTTGCATAGCCAGCTTATATCCGAGCACGACCAGGGGGCATTGCGCGAGACTTTCTTTCTCAATCAATTAAAAGGCCTTGTTAAAATAACGGCCAGCGATAAAGGGGATTTTTTGGTGGGTGATAAATATATCTTTGAGATCGGCGGCAAGGGCAAGACGTTCAAGCAAATTAAGAATACGGATAATGCCTTTGTGGCCGCGGACCGTATTGAGATAGGTGCCGGCAATAAAATCCCATTGTATCTATTTGGCATGCTCTATTAA
- the serA gene encoding phosphoglycerate dehydrogenase produces the protein MFKILVSDKLEKEGLDILTAEPGFTVDCKFGVPADELKKIIKDYDALIVRSGTQVTAEIIAGADKLKIIGRAGVGLDNVDLPAATRKGIVAMNTPAGNTTSTAEHTMSLIMALSRNIPQAVASLKSGKWERSKFTGIELYGKTLGIIGLGRIGTTVAKMAQGFGMITIGYDPFLSAAIAAKNGIQLVELDKIYKTADYITVHIPKTEETTGMIGEKQIALMKKTTRLINCARGGIIDEKALAKALTEKRIAGAALDVYSAEPPDFNDPLFKLDNCVTTPHLGASTSEAQVNVAVEIAQAVKDALLGRGIRNAANFPSLSAEAYKAIEPYLDLAERMGKFAGQLVQGRVKEVKVTYSGAVTQQNVAPVTMALAKGLLTPVLGETVNTVNAMNMVKDRGINIQEIISNQEGEYMNLVSVDVVSDKETFGVWGTLTGNHQPRIVKINNVYVETTPAGHMLFINNNDKPGIVGAIGTVLAAAGINIAGITLGREDQQGVAVSVVNVDSQIPEPVLAKLKQTKNILFAKTIKV, from the coding sequence ATGTTTAAAATTCTAGTCAGTGATAAATTGGAAAAAGAGGGCCTGGACATTCTCACCGCCGAGCCGGGGTTCACGGTGGATTGCAAGTTCGGCGTGCCGGCGGATGAACTCAAAAAGATCATCAAGGATTATGACGCGCTCATCGTGCGCAGCGGCACGCAGGTCACGGCCGAGATCATCGCAGGGGCGGACAAGTTGAAGATCATCGGCCGCGCCGGTGTGGGCCTGGACAATGTGGACCTGCCGGCCGCGACCAGAAAAGGCATTGTTGCCATGAACACCCCGGCGGGCAACACCACGTCTACCGCCGAGCACACCATGAGTTTGATCATGGCGCTCTCGCGCAATATCCCGCAGGCCGTGGCGTCGCTCAAAAGCGGAAAATGGGAGCGTTCAAAATTTACCGGCATTGAATTGTATGGCAAGACCTTGGGTATCATCGGCCTTGGCCGCATCGGGACCACGGTCGCTAAAATGGCCCAGGGTTTCGGCATGATCACCATCGGCTACGATCCGTTCCTTTCTGCCGCGATCGCGGCGAAGAATGGCATTCAACTGGTGGAATTGGATAAAATTTACAAGACCGCTGATTACATCACCGTGCACATTCCCAAGACCGAGGAAACTACCGGCATGATCGGCGAAAAGCAGATCGCTCTCATGAAAAAAACCACGCGCCTCATCAATTGCGCGCGCGGCGGTATCATTGACGAGAAAGCCCTGGCCAAGGCCTTGACTGAAAAACGCATCGCGGGCGCGGCATTGGACGTTTACAGCGCCGAACCTCCGGATTTTAACGATCCTTTATTCAAACTGGACAATTGTGTCACCACCCCGCATCTGGGCGCTTCCACGTCCGAGGCCCAGGTCAACGTTGCCGTGGAGATCGCGCAAGCGGTCAAGGACGCGCTGTTAGGCCGCGGCATCCGCAACGCCGCCAATTTCCCGAGTTTAAGCGCCGAGGCCTACAAGGCCATTGAGCCCTATCTGGATCTGGCCGAACGCATGGGCAAATTCGCCGGCCAACTTGTGCAGGGACGGGTCAAGGAAGTCAAGGTCACCTACAGCGGTGCCGTCACCCAGCAAAATGTGGCGCCGGTCACCATGGCTTTGGCCAAAGGGCTTTTGACGCCGGTCCTGGGCGAGACGGTCAATACCGTCAATGCCATGAACATGGTCAAGGACCGCGGCATCAATATCCAGGAGATCATTTCCAACCAGGAAGGTGAATACATGAATCTGGTCAGCGTGGACGTGGTTTCCGACAAAGAGACGTTCGGTGTCTGGGGGACGCTGACCGGCAACCATCAGCCGCGCATCGTCAAGATCAACAATGTTTACGTCGAGACCACTCCCGCCGGACACATGCTGTTCATCAACAATAACGACAAGCCCGGCATTGTCGGCGCCATCGGCACCGTTTTGGCGGCAGCCGGCATCAATATCGCCGGCATCACGCTGGGCCGTGAGGACCAGCAGGGGGTGGCGGTCAGCGTCGTTAATGTGGACAGCCAGATCCCCGAGCCCGTTTTGGCCAAACTCAAGCAGACCAAAAATATCCTGTTCGCTAAAACCATCAAGGTGTGA
- the lptB gene encoding LPS export ABC transporter ATP-binding protein, protein MHLLEAKNLVKTYGGRRVVDGLTISVGRSEIVGLLGPNGAGKTTSFYMVVGIVDPDEGQVVFDQEDITKKPIHDRCRLGMGYLAQESSIFRKLTVEENIMAVLETLHLSPRERKNRLESLLEELNISHLARSRAYTLSGGERRRLEITRALVTNPSFLLLDEPFSGIDPIVVAEAQEIIRDLKKRGLGILLTDHNVRETLSITDRAYLVADGRVLISGTAQDLINDQKARKIYLGEKFTM, encoded by the coding sequence ATGCATTTACTGGAAGCGAAAAATTTGGTGAAGACATACGGGGGGCGGCGCGTCGTGGACGGATTGACCATTTCGGTCGGCCGTTCCGAGATCGTGGGCCTTTTGGGCCCCAACGGCGCCGGCAAGACCACGAGTTTTTACATGGTGGTGGGGATCGTCGATCCTGATGAAGGCCAGGTGGTCTTTGACCAGGAAGACATCACCAAAAAACCCATCCATGACCGCTGCCGTCTGGGCATGGGGTATCTGGCGCAGGAAAGTTCCATCTTCCGCAAACTGACCGTCGAGGAAAACATCATGGCGGTCCTGGAAACCTTGCATTTGAGTCCCAGGGAACGCAAAAACCGTCTGGAGTCCTTGCTGGAAGAACTCAACATTTCGCATCTGGCCAGGTCCAGGGCCTACACGCTTTCCGGCGGGGAACGCCGGCGTCTGGAGATCACCCGCGCTTTGGTCACCAACCCGTCGTTCTTGCTTTTGGATGAGCCGTTCTCGGGCATTGATCCCATTGTCGTGGCCGAGGCGCAGGAGATCATCCGCGACCTTAAAAAACGGGGCTTAGGCATCTTGCTGACCGACCATAACGTGCGCGAGACGCTGTCCATCACCGACCGCGCGTATCTGGTTGCCGACGGCAGGGTCCTGATCTCCGGCACGGCGCAGGACCTGATCAACGACCAGAAAGCCCGGAAAATTTATTTGGGCGAGAAATTCACTATGTAG
- a CDS encoding OmpA family protein, translated as MRQNRMFFVTIVLSGLIAIGFSGCTVIFQKGRRADVERISKLKSDLTELERAKQELESRLKNEINDKEVKVEMLARGLVITFVAEVLFDSGKAQLRKASFPKLDKVAGVLNTTVADLNVGVEGYTDNEPIRKSGWKSNWELSSARALSVLHYLSQKNVSEPRLAAIGYGEFKPVALNTTKEGRQKNRRVEIVILPKTEKTKSEE; from the coding sequence ATGCGTCAGAATCGGATGTTTTTTGTCACCATCGTCTTGAGCGGGTTGATCGCCATCGGGTTTTCCGGCTGCACGGTCATTTTTCAAAAGGGCCGGCGCGCCGACGTCGAGAGAATTTCCAAATTGAAAAGCGATCTGACCGAACTGGAGCGCGCCAAGCAGGAGCTGGAGAGCCGTCTCAAGAACGAGATCAATGACAAAGAGGTCAAGGTTGAGATGCTGGCCCGTGGCCTTGTCATCACCTTTGTCGCGGAGGTGCTGTTCGATTCCGGAAAAGCCCAGCTGCGCAAGGCCTCCTTCCCTAAACTTGACAAGGTCGCCGGTGTCCTGAACACCACGGTGGCGGATTTGAACGTCGGTGTTGAGGGCTACACGGACAATGAGCCCATCCGCAAGTCGGGATGGAAGTCCAACTGGGAACTGTCCTCGGCGCGCGCTTTAAGTGTTTTGCATTATTTGAGCCAAAAGAACGTTTCCGAACCGCGTCTGGCGGCCATCGGTTACGGCGAGTTTAAGCCCGTTGCCCTCAATACCACCAAAGAGGGCCGTCAAAAGAACCGCCGGGTCGAGATCGTGATCCTGCCTAAAACAGAAAAGACAAAATCCGAAGAATGA